Proteins from a single region of Schistocerca gregaria isolate iqSchGreg1 chromosome 3, iqSchGreg1.2, whole genome shotgun sequence:
- the LOC126355498 gene encoding cuticle protein 18.7-like isoform X11: MKVFVALSALLAAAVAAPAPGYVGAAHGVLAAAPALVAGHGVHPGYAAYGPAHIAVGPGGYVVDTPEVAATRAAHLTAVAQTQARDAHINGAYAHAALAAPASVVAAPHALGLLGAHGLGYAHGHLPIHG; this comes from the coding sequence GTTGCCCTGTCCGCCCTGctggccgccgccgtcgccgcccccgcccccgggTACGTGGGGGCCGCGCACGGCGTCCTGGCCGCCGCCCCCGCGCTGGTCGCCGGCCACGGGGTGCACCCCGGCTACGCCGCCTACGGCCCGGCGCACATCGCCGTCGGACCCGGCGGCTACGTCGTGGACACCCCTGAGGTGGCCGCCACCAGAGCCGCCCACCTGACCGCCGTCGCCCAGACGCAGGCCCGCGACGCCCACATCAACGGCGCCTACGCGCACGCGGCCCTCGCCGCCCCCGCCTCCGTCGTCGCCGCCCCACACGCCCTCGGTCTGCTCGGAGCGCATGGCCTCGGCTACGCCCACGGACACCTGCCCATCCACGGCTGA